Below is a genomic region from Nocardioides panacis.
ACGGCGGGGCACGACGACCACGCCGTCATCGTCCGCAACGATGACGTCGCCCGGGTTGACGATCTGTCCGGCGATGCTGATCGGGACGTTGACGTCACCCAGGTTGCCCTTGCCGCAGCCCTCGGCCGAGACGGCCTTCGACCAGACCGGGAAGCCCATCTCGTTGAGGTCGGCCACGTCACGCACGCCGGCCTCGATGACCAGGCCCCGGACGCCGCGGACCTGGAGGGTGGTCGCCAGCAGGTCCCCGAAGTAGCCCATGTCGCACGGCGCCGTCGGCACTACGACGAGGACGTCGCCCTCTCCGCACTGTTCGACGGCGACGCCGATCGTGGTGTTGTCGCCGGGGGCGACGGTGGCCGTGACCGCGTTGCCGGAGACCCGGACGCCACGCTGCACGGGGTTGATCGAGGAGCCGAGGAGACCGGTGCGGCCCTGTGCCTCGTGGACGGTGGCGACGCCGAATGCAGCCAGGGCGTCGACGGCCGCTCGGTCCGCGCGCGGCGGGTTCGTGACGACGACGCCCGTCACCGGACGACCGCCCCGCCGGGCTGACCGATCAGCTCGGGCATCATCGAGACGTGGATCGCGTCCTCGTCGGTCTCGCCGGCGAGGACCCGGATGGCGTAGTCGACCTGGTCGATGCCGTAGCGGTGCGTGGCCAGCTTCTCCAGCGGGAAGCGGCCGGACGCGAGCTGGGCGACCGCGAGCTCGCAGGCGTTGAAGGAGTGGCCGCGGGCGGACTTGATGGTGATCGCCTTCTCGGTGACCTTCTTGACCGGGAAGTCGGGGAACGCGGCGAGCTCGCCCTGGATCAGCAGCGTGCCCTCGCGGCGCTTGAGCACGTCGATGCCGAGCAGCACGGGAGCGGTGCCCGCACGCGACGTGCAGTCGAGCACGAAGTCGACGCCACGGCCGGCGGTGAGGTCCATGATCTTCTCGCGCGGGTCCTCGGTGAGGACGTCGACGACGTCGTCGGCACCGAGCTCACGGGCCAGGTCGAAGCGGACCTTGTCGCGGGTGGTCCCCGAGACGATGATCTGGGCGGCGCCGGCCTGCTTGGCCGCGACGAGCTGCGCGAGGCCCTGCTGGCCCGGGCCCTGGATCAGCACCGTGTCGTTGTAGCCGACGCCGGCGGTGAGCAGCGCCCACTCGATGCCGTTGGAGAGCGGCATGACGAGGCCGGCCTGCTCGGGCGTGACCGAGTCCGGGATCCTGTGCAGCACGGCGTTCCAGGGCAGGAACATGTACTCCGAGAAGCCGCCCCACAGGGTGCCCGGATGGTCGGCCGAGGTGTAGCCGAAGCGGCGGGCGTCCGGGTTGGTGCGCCAGTCGGTGGCCTCGCAGTGGCGGTACTCGCCGATCCGGCACCACTCGCAGTTGAAGCAGGCGACGTAGTGCTCGACGAACACACGATCGCCCTCCTGGAGGCCGTGCCGGGCCTTGAACCTCTCCCCCGCCTCCTCGATCACGCCGACGTTCTCGTGACCCATGATCACCGGGCCCTGGGTGGCCGGGTTGCTCGGCGGGTTGCTGTAGAGCTTCACGTCAGTGCCACAGATGCCCGCGACCTCGATCTTGAGCAGCGCGGACTCGACATCGATCGCCGGCCTGTCGAACTCGCGCATCTCGGTCGTACCGGGCGCGGTCCTGACCGCCGCGCGCACCTTGTCGCTCATCAACTCTCCTGGATTGGCAGAATGGTCTGACCAACATAACATCATGCCGTGAGGCAGGTCACTGGCTCACCTTCACCCGATCCCCCAAGGAGCGCCATGCGTCACCTCTCGACCCTGACCCGCGCCCAGGGCGCGAACCGCGCCCTCATCGACGGTGAGGTGACCCCCTCCGGCTACGCACTCGACTTCGCCGACGAGCCGGTCCTGGTCAAGGGCTTCCGCAAGATGGTGCGGGGGCTCCAGTACGACGTCGCCGAGATGGCCCTGACGACCTACCTGACCGCCAAGGAGCACGGCGTCGCGTTCACGGCGCTGCCTGTCTTCCTGGTCCGCGACCTCCATCACGGCGCCACCCAGGTCCTGCGCGACGGACCGGTCAAGACCCCGAAGGACCTGGCCGGCGGTCGGGTCGGCGTCAACCGGGGCTACACCGTGACGACCGGCGTCTGGGGGCGGGCAGCGCTGGCCGAGGCAGGCCTGGACGTCGACTCCGTGACCTGGGTCTGCTCCGGGGACGAGCACGTCGCCACCTACACCCCACCGTCCAACGTGGTCTCCGCCCCGGTCGGCAGCTCCTTGGCAGAGCTGCTGTTGGCCGGTGAGCTGGACGCGGTGGTTGGTGCGGCGATCGACCACCCCGCCATCGGGCCGCTGATCCCGGCACCCGAGGAGGCCGGCATGGCGGTGCTGCGCGAGCGCGGCGTCCTGCCGATCAACCACCTTGTCGTCATCCGCGACGACCTGCTCGCCGAGCAGCCCGACATCGCGGTCGCCGTCTTCGAGGCGTTCGCCGAGGCCAAGCGGCGCTACGTGCTGCGCATCGGGGAGGGCCTCGCCGAGACCAAGCAGGACCGGCTGCTCGGGCGCATCCTCGCGGAGACCGGCCGGGATCCCCTGCCGTACGGCGTCGAGCCGAACCGCCGGGTCCTCACCGAGCTGCTCGGCCACGCCGTGGACCAGCACATCCTGACCAGGCCCGTGCGGCTCGAGGACGTGTTCGCAGCGAGCACGCTCCGCCTGCACGGCTGATCGCGCACCGCGCGCTCAGCAGGCTCGACGCAGGACGCTGACGTCCTCGTAGCGGACGTAGCCGCCCGTGGGCAGCTCGAGCGCGCTCGCCTGCGCGTCAGTCAGCCCCTCGACGATCTGGCGGAGCATCCGCAGCGTGTTGCCGTGCGAGACCAGCAGCACCGGGTCGCCGGCGTCGAGCACGCGGAACAGCACCGTCTCGACGTACGGTCTGATCCGTGCGCGTACGTCGGCCAGGCTCTCACCGTGTCCGGCCGCGTCCGCCGGGGGCCGGTCAGAGATGCCGCGTCGCCAGCGCGCGACCTGGGCGGCGCCGAAGCGCTCCACGGCCGCAGTGCGCGGAAGGCCCTGGAGCGCGCCGTAGTGCCGCTCGTTGAGCAGCGGCGTCCGAAGCGTCGGGACAGTAGCGGCGCCGCACGCGTCGAGGATGAGGTCGGCGGTGCTGACCGCGCGCGTCAGCACCGAGGTGTGGGCGACCGTCGGCACGCAACCGTCGTCGAGCAGCCGTCGGCCGACGTCGCGCGCCTGCTCGCGACCCACCTCGGTCAGGGCCACGTCGGCCCAGCCTGCGAACCGATCGGCAGCGTTCCAGGCACTCTCGCCGTGGCGGACGAGGATCAGCATCAGTGCCGCGCGAGGAAGTCGAGCACCCGCCCCTGAGAAGCGGCAGGCGTCTGCTCGGCGACCGGAACGTCCCAGTAGTCGGTGTCCGGCAGGCACTCCTGCAGGTAGCGCGCGGCGGATCGCGTGTGCGAGAGGTCCTCGCCCGGCACGATGAGCGCCGGGACGTCGAGGACCTGCAGGTCCTCCGGCTCGGGGCCGGGGACCGTGTCGCGGTCGAACAAGAGGCGAGCGGTACCGCTCACGATCGTGGCGTACCGGTTCGCGTCGGCCGCGGCGTACGTCGCCGCGAAGGCGTCGTCGGTGCGCAGCACGGCCGCCCAGGGACCGACCCGGGGGTCCTTGCTGAAGCCGGCCCCGGTCTCCCGGGCCAGGGCGACGACCGCGGCCAGACCGTGCTCGGCGACGAAGCCGAGGTGCTGGGTGAAGCGGCGCTGCTGGGCGGCGCGGTAGGTGACCCCGCCGGCCGGCGAGAAGAGCACCATCGACCGCACCCGCTCGGGCTGGGCGGCGGCGAGCAGCGCGGCCGTCGAGCATCCGACGCACCCGCCCATGGCGTGGGCCTGCTCGATGCCGAGGTGGTCCAAGAGGCCGACCGCCTGGGCGACGTACCGCTCCCAGGAGAGCCGCTCGAGGCGGCCGCCGGACTGGCCGGACTCACGCCGGTCGAAGACGACGCAGGTGTAGTGCGGCGAGAGCGCCTCGATGAAGCCGAGGTCGCGGTAGCGACCGAACGACGTCCAGTTCTCCAGGCTCGAGTCGAAGCCGCCCGGGCTGAACATCAGCAGGGCCGGGCCCTCGCCGATGGTCTCGTAGCGGGTGCGGATGCCGTCGAGTTCGACGAGGGGCACGGCCGGTTCCTTCTGCTCGGTGGGCTCTCGGGTGACTACTTCTGGCCGCGGAGCTTCCGGGCCCCGCGGATGTCGGCGGCGCACTCGACGAGCGCGTCGTAGGCCACCCGAGCGACGTTGGCGTAGGTGTCCGGCTCCGTGTCCACCCCGGCGGCGCTGTATCCGATCGCGGCCGTCACCATCCGGATCCGGCCGTCCAGCCACGGTCCGCCGCCGAAGCCACCGAGGACCGGGATGTCGACCGCGTCCACGACGGCGGGGCCGACGACCGGGCCGGAGTTGGTGAAGTTGAGCGCGACCGCGCCGGCCGACTCCAGCCGCTTCGCCTCGGCGACCAGCTCCTCGAGCATCTCGTCCGGCACTTGGGCGGTGCTCGCGGCGGAGTACTCCAGGCCGTACCTCAGCGAGGTCTGCGGCGTGATGCCGAACTGCGGGAAGACCGGGATGCCGGCGCGGGTGACCGCCTCGACCGCCTCGGGGTGGTCGGCGGCACCGTCCAGCTTCACCAGGTCGACGCCGGCCTCCTTGACCAGCCTGATCGCCGCCTTCACCGCGCTCGCGGTGCCCTCCTGCAACGGGCCGAAGGGGAAGTCCGCGCTGAGCAGCGCGCGGGACACTCCGCGGCGTACCGCCTTCGCGACGACCAGGATCTCGTCCATCGTGATCTCGAGCGGGTGCGGCTGCCCCCACAGGTTGACCCCGACGGTGTCGCCGACCGAGACGATCTCGGCGCCGGCACGGTCCGCGAGCTGCGCCATCTGGTAGTCCCAGGCGACGAAGCAGACGCTCTTCTCCCCTGTTGCCTTCATCGCCAGCAGGGACCCGACGGTGACCTTGTCGGCCTTGCCGACACCGCTCGCGCTCATGCGCGGGTCGCCCGGAGCAGCTCGACGAGGTCGTCCTCGTCGGCGGGGACCAGCAGGATCCGCGCGTGGGGACGGAGGTGGAGGAGCGCCTCGCTCGTCAGCGCGCCGGGGGTGACCACCAGCCCCGCGGTCATGATCCCGCGGACCTTGCACGCGGCTCCGATGGTCGACACTGCCTCGGCGTTGGAGCCCTCGACGGCGACCAGGACGACCGTGTTGGTGTCGTTCAGCACCTCGTCGAGGTCGACCGGGACGCCCGTGGTCTCGATGAGCGTGTGGCCAGGATCGGCGACGCTGAAGAACCGGGCCTGCCCCCACTCCAGCTCCGAGGCGCGGCGCACCATCGCCTCGGCCTCCGGGTCGAGGGCGACGACCCGCGTGTTGCGGGCCGCAGAGAGCGGGTAGTCGATGCGGAAGGCCGCCTCCTTGGCGGTCGTCGCCTCGGCGCAGCCCCCGGTCGGGGTCGACAGGTTCGACATCGCAGCCTCAGACCGTGGTCTGCGGGACGCCGGGCTTGGCGATCATCGCCTCGCCGATGCCCTCCACGAAGGACTGGTCGGCCGGCAGCACGATCGCCACCGAGCGGACCTTCTGGTCCTGCGGGCGGTTGCCGACCGGCTCGACGCCCTCCTGCAGGGCCAGGGCCGCCTTGCGCAGCTTCTGCCGGGCCTTGATGATTCCGGCGTCGGTGGCGACGAGGCGCTCCTTGGTGCGATCGACGACCGGACCCATCGACTCCTGGAGCGAGGAGTCCTGGAGCGCGATGCCGTGGATGCCGGAGAAGGTCTCGCCGCGACGCTGCGCCTCGCGATCCATCAGGTAGTTGTTGTCCTTGTTGGCCAGCGGGCGGTAGGCCTCGTCGTTGGCGCTGTGCACGCCCTTGCCGGCGCGCATCGCCTCGAGCTCGGTCTCGGTGAGCTGACGGGTCGGGTGGTAGTCGAAGCTCCAGGCCCAGCAGTTCTCGTCATCGATCGGCACCCAGAAGTGACCGTGCACGGGGTGGTCGCCCCGCGGCGGGACCATGGTGAAGTTGGGCAGCACCCACGGCGTCACGCGCCAGTAGTAGTGCCCTTCCTCGGCGTTGCGGCGAGCGCCGATAAGCAGGCCACCTTCGTAGTCGACGACCTCGAAGGACGGCTTGAGGTCGGCCTTGTTGTAGGCGTTTCCCCTCGAGCCCTTGAAGAGCGGGTCGGAGTCGAGGTTGCCCGAGTGCAGGAAGCTGACGTGGCTGGAGTCGATGCCACCCTCGAGCGCCTGGAGCCAGTTGCACTCCTGGACGCGCTTGGAGGTGAAGGCCTGGCCCTCGGGGACGCGGTAGGCCTCCCACTCGGGCAGCGGCGGCTGCTCCGCCGGGTCACCGAGGTAGGCGAAGAGAACGTCGCCGAGCTTGACCAGCGGATACGACTTGAGCTTGACGTTCGCGCAGAAGCTGCTGGTCTCCGGCTCGCTCGGGACCTCGATCGCCTGGCCGGTGTAGTCGTACTTCCAACCGTGGTACGGGCAGCGCAGACCGCCCTGCTCGTTGCGGCCGAACCAGAGCGAGACACCTCGGTGAGCACAGAACTCGTCCATCAGACCGTAGTTGCCCTCGGAGTCCCTGATGGCGATCAGCCGCTCGGAGAGAACCTTGACCCGCACCGGCGGGCAGTCGTTCTCCGGGAGCTCTTCGGCCAGGAGAACAGGCTGCCAGTACCGGCGGAAGAGCCCACCCATCGGCGTACCTGGCCCGGTCTGCGTGAGCAGCTCGTTGATGTCGGTGCGAAGCATCATGTTCCTTCCAGAACGACTAAGGCATAACTATCAGTCCATTAGACTGATGGCAAGCAACCTAGGTACTCGAACGCAGATCGGACGACTAGGGCTGGGTGGGCGGGACGTCGACCGTCAGGCCGTCAAGGTCCTCGGTCAGCTCGATCTGGCAACCCAGGCGGCTGCCGGCTCGGCGATCCTCGACCCCGAGGTCGAGCAGGTCGTCCTCGAGATCGCCCGGCTCGCCGACCAGCGCACCGAACTCCTCACGGACCCACACGTGGCAGGTGGCGCACGAGCTATTGCCCCCGCACTCCCCCCACGATGCCCGGGACGCCGTTGCGCAGCGCGGCGCTCATCACCGAGTCCCCGGCGACCGCATCAACGACCCGCTGGTCGCCATCGCTGCCCACGTACACGACCTTCGGCACTCGCTTCACCTTCCAATTGACTAATGGCCTAACCATTATGCCTGAGGTGT
It encodes:
- a CDS encoding 2,3-bisphosphoglycerate-dependent phosphoglycerate mutase, producing the protein MLILVRHGESAWNAADRFAGWADVALTEVGREQARDVGRRLLDDGCVPTVAHTSVLTRAVSTADLILDACGAATVPTLRTPLLNERHYGALQGLPRTAAVERFGAAQVARWRRGISDRPPADAAGHGESLADVRARIRPYVETVLFRVLDAGDPVLLVSHGNTLRMLRQIVEGLTDAQASALELPTGGYVRYEDVSVLRRAC
- a CDS encoding aromatic ring-hydroxylating dioxygenase subunit alpha, translated to MLRTDINELLTQTGPGTPMGGLFRRYWQPVLLAEELPENDCPPVRVKVLSERLIAIRDSEGNYGLMDEFCAHRGVSLWFGRNEQGGLRCPYHGWKYDYTGQAIEVPSEPETSSFCANVKLKSYPLVKLGDVLFAYLGDPAEQPPLPEWEAYRVPEGQAFTSKRVQECNWLQALEGGIDSSHVSFLHSGNLDSDPLFKGSRGNAYNKADLKPSFEVVDYEGGLLIGARRNAEEGHYYWRVTPWVLPNFTMVPPRGDHPVHGHFWVPIDDENCWAWSFDYHPTRQLTETELEAMRAGKGVHSANDEAYRPLANKDNNYLMDREAQRRGETFSGIHGIALQDSSLQESMGPVVDRTKERLVATDAGIIKARQKLRKAALALQEGVEPVGNRPQDQKVRSVAIVLPADQSFVEGIGEAMIAKPGVPQTTV
- a CDS encoding zinc-dependent alcohol dehydrogenase, whose translation is MSDKVRAAVRTAPGTTEMREFDRPAIDVESALLKIEVAGICGTDVKLYSNPPSNPATQGPVIMGHENVGVIEEAGERFKARHGLQEGDRVFVEHYVACFNCEWCRIGEYRHCEATDWRTNPDARRFGYTSADHPGTLWGGFSEYMFLPWNAVLHRIPDSVTPEQAGLVMPLSNGIEWALLTAGVGYNDTVLIQGPGQQGLAQLVAAKQAGAAQIIVSGTTRDKVRFDLARELGADDVVDVLTEDPREKIMDLTAGRGVDFVLDCTSRAGTAPVLLGIDVLKRREGTLLIQGELAAFPDFPVKKVTEKAITIKSARGHSFNACELAVAQLASGRFPLEKLATHRYGIDQVDYAIRVLAGETDEDAIHVSMMPELIGQPGGAVVR
- a CDS encoding alpha/beta fold hydrolase, with the protein product MPLVELDGIRTRYETIGEGPALLMFSPGGFDSSLENWTSFGRYRDLGFIEALSPHYTCVVFDRRESGQSGGRLERLSWERYVAQAVGLLDHLGIEQAHAMGGCVGCSTAALLAAAQPERVRSMVLFSPAGGVTYRAAQQRRFTQHLGFVAEHGLAAVVALARETGAGFSKDPRVGPWAAVLRTDDAFAATYAAADANRYATIVSGTARLLFDRDTVPGPEPEDLQVLDVPALIVPGEDLSHTRSAARYLQECLPDTDYWDVPVAEQTPAASQGRVLDFLARH
- a CDS encoding 3-methyl-2-oxobutanoate hydroxymethyltransferase; this encodes MSASGVGKADKVTVGSLLAMKATGEKSVCFVAWDYQMAQLADRAGAEIVSVGDTVGVNLWGQPHPLEITMDEILVVAKAVRRGVSRALLSADFPFGPLQEGTASAVKAAIRLVKEAGVDLVKLDGAADHPEAVEAVTRAGIPVFPQFGITPQTSLRYGLEYSAASTAQVPDEMLEELVAEAKRLESAGAVALNFTNSGPVVGPAVVDAVDIPVLGGFGGGPWLDGRIRMVTAAIGYSAAGVDTEPDTYANVARVAYDALVECAADIRGARKLRGQK
- a CDS encoding 4-carboxy-4-hydroxy-2-oxoadipate aldolase/oxaloacetate decarboxylase, giving the protein MTGVVVTNPPRADRAAVDALAAFGVATVHEAQGRTGLLGSSINPVQRGVRVSGNAVTATVAPGDNTTIGVAVEQCGEGDVLVVVPTAPCDMGYFGDLLATTLQVRGVRGLVIEAGVRDVADLNEMGFPVWSKAVSAEGCGKGNLGDVNVPISIAGQIVNPGDVIVADDDGVVVVPRRDAAAVVTAAQAREQKEARARARYLAGEIALDVNNMRPMLEQAGIRYVDHAEWMKENNA